The following proteins come from a genomic window of Euryarchaeota archaeon:
- a CDS encoding helix-turn-helix domain-containing protein, with product MRNGRLLPLTLTEVVYKIKSNDNLLCQATEKSDDLKIVTNQISYEREARNARFLVTVVGDDAHTSEVLQVLPKLFDSADVVARTKNSVAVRASASLQKLIDTKNPSAFSLQYFNDLAIVHPSVVKGGYYNTRVIVVGKVDLAELLADYEKGAASGLWDDFKLIRIDDFDPEQQVTGAFIENLTAKQLEVIKTALALGYYNTPRNITLDNLSAIFGISKAAVHNRLQAAERKVISKFFS from the coding sequence TTGAGGAACGGGAGGCTGCTACCCCTGACGCTCACGGAGGTCGTCTACAAGATCAAGAGCAACGATAATCTTCTCTGCCAGGCGACGGAGAAGAGCGACGACCTCAAGATCGTCACGAACCAGATCTCGTACGAGCGCGAGGCGCGTAACGCGAGGTTCCTCGTCACGGTGGTCGGTGACGACGCCCACACGAGCGAGGTGCTACAGGTCCTTCCGAAGCTTTTCGACAGCGCCGACGTGGTCGCCCGCACGAAGAACTCTGTGGCCGTGCGCGCTAGCGCATCCCTGCAGAAACTCATCGACACGAAGAACCCGAGTGCCTTCTCGCTCCAATACTTCAACGACCTCGCAATAGTGCACCCTTCGGTCGTCAAGGGCGGGTATTACAACACGCGCGTCATCGTCGTCGGGAAGGTGGACCTTGCGGAGCTACTCGCCGACTACGAGAAAGGGGCGGCGAGCGGCCTCTGGGACGACTTCAAGCTCATCCGCATCGACGATTTCGACCCCGAGCAGCAGGTGACGGGCGCTTTCATCGAGAACCTCACGGCAAAACAGCTCGAGGTCATCAAGACGGCGCTCGCACTTGGCTACTATAACACGCCGCGAAACATCACCCTGGACAACCTCTCGGCGATCTTCGGCATCTCGAAGGCGGCCGTCCATAACAGGTTGCAAGCGGCCGAAAGGAAAGTCATCAGCAAGTTCTTTTCCTGA
- a CDS encoding ATP-NAD kinase family protein has product MGGAVALRGTDGQADEARKRGAAALSPRRAEEFVLALRYDVEIVTCAGDMGERVCDDAGLSCMIAYTPRDPSTAQDTTDAAIALKEFGVDLIAFVGGDGTARDVFRGVGASIPILGVPSGVKMFSAVFAENPRIAADIVTAGSLPVEREIEDIDEDAYRRDEYRVLHFGFALVPAHPGVQAGKSGFDAGGDVDSVARAVVAERETGVTYVLGPGTTLAAVKRALGVEATVLGVDVVRDGKVLAKDAGEQGILAVTREPARIIVSPIGRQGFILGRGNLQLSPQVLRRVGTGNVHVVSTWEKLHALDALRIDTGDAALDAAFPDYIKVLVGPGQTKMMRVHR; this is encoded by the coding sequence ATGGGAGGAGCCGTGGCGCTAAGGGGGACGGACGGGCAGGCGGACGAGGCCCGTAAGCGCGGCGCGGCGGCGCTATCTCCCCGACGAGCCGAGGAGTTCGTCCTGGCGCTTCGTTATGACGTGGAGATCGTGACTTGCGCCGGTGACATGGGCGAGCGCGTCTGCGACGACGCTGGCCTTTCCTGCATGATCGCATACACGCCCCGAGATCCCTCTACGGCGCAGGACACCACCGACGCGGCGATCGCATTGAAGGAGTTCGGCGTCGACCTCATCGCGTTCGTCGGCGGCGACGGGACGGCGCGCGACGTCTTTCGAGGCGTTGGCGCGTCGATCCCTATCCTTGGCGTCCCTTCGGGTGTCAAGATGTTCAGCGCCGTCTTTGCCGAAAACCCGCGCATCGCGGCCGACATCGTCACGGCGGGCTCATTGCCGGTCGAGCGGGAGATCGAGGACATCGACGAGGACGCTTACCGGCGTGACGAATATCGGGTCCTGCATTTCGGTTTCGCGCTTGTGCCGGCACATCCCGGGGTGCAGGCGGGGAAATCCGGATTCGACGCGGGCGGAGACGTGGATTCGGTGGCGAGAGCGGTCGTTGCCGAACGGGAAACGGGTGTCACGTACGTGCTTGGGCCTGGGACGACCCTTGCCGCGGTGAAGCGTGCCCTGGGAGTCGAGGCGACCGTGCTAGGCGTCGACGTCGTCCGCGATGGGAAGGTGTTGGCAAAGGACGCTGGTGAGCAGGGTATCCTCGCCGTCACGCGCGAGCCGGCGCGGATAATAGTCAGCCCCATCGGGCGGCAGGGATTCATCCTGGGCCGCGGAAACCTTCAACTCAGCCCCCAAGTGCTACGCCGTGTCGGGACCGGAAACGTCCACGTGGTGTCGACGTGGGAAAAGCTACACGCCCTCGACGCGCTGCGGATAGACACGGGCGATGCCGCGCTCGACGCGGCTTTCCCGGATTACATTAAAGTGCTCGTGGGCCCTGGCCAGACAAAAATGATGAGGGTCCATCGATGA
- a CDS encoding O-methyltransferase: MPPKSAPYYMDANLHAYIEEHAGEDDVLRSVRRYARQNRLPSITPAAGRMLQILARAVQARRILEVGTCTGYSTIWLARGLARAGKVYALEIDPKFIALAAEHAERAGARKRIEFKEGLAAETLKTLDAGSYDLVFIDADKENYPTYFREGLRLLRKGGILAADNMFWGGDVLDAAVKDEGTRALREYTRLATQDDRLLTILSPLGDGLAVSVKVA, translated from the coding sequence ATGCCACCGAAGAGCGCCCCGTACTACATGGACGCAAACCTTCACGCGTACATCGAGGAACACGCTGGTGAGGACGACGTGCTGCGCTCCGTGCGCCGATATGCCCGCCAGAACCGGCTCCCATCGATCACGCCCGCGGCCGGCCGGATGCTCCAGATACTCGCGCGCGCCGTCCAGGCGAGGCGCATCTTGGAGGTAGGGACGTGCACAGGCTACTCGACCATCTGGCTCGCCCGGGGCCTCGCCCGCGCTGGCAAGGTCTACGCGTTGGAGATCGACCCGAAGTTCATCGCGCTTGCAGCCGAGCATGCCGAGAGGGCGGGTGCGCGAAAACGGATCGAGTTCAAGGAGGGTTTGGCCGCCGAGACGCTCAAGACACTCGACGCCGGCTCGTACGACCTCGTTTTCATCGACGCAGACAAGGAGAACTATCCGACGTATTTCCGGGAAGGTCTGCGGCTCCTACGAAAAGGCGGCATCCTCGCCGCCGACAACATGTTCTGGGGCGGCGACGTGCTCGACGCAGCCGTCAAAGACGAGGGCACACGGGCTCTTCGCGAATACACCCGCCTCGCGACGCAAGACGACCGCCTCCTGACGATTCTCTCGCCGCTCGGCGACGGACTTGCGGTCTCCGTGAAAGTCGCATGA
- a CDS encoding OsmC family protein encodes MSDVETVEAIWHGPKKVALSAREHEMIADKPVAKGGTEKGPMPSEIFLASLAACESMSFMRVAEARRVPISGLKVTASAHFDEKGFIDSIELVYATKTTAQERDVAKVLELAERFCTVKALVKHLPVKSTIAIVP; translated from the coding sequence ATGAGCGACGTGGAGACGGTCGAGGCTATCTGGCATGGGCCGAAGAAGGTGGCGCTTTCGGCCCGCGAGCACGAGATGATAGCGGATAAGCCCGTGGCGAAGGGCGGGACGGAGAAGGGCCCGATGCCGAGCGAGATCTTCCTTGCAAGCCTCGCCGCCTGCGAATCGATGTCGTTCATGCGCGTGGCAGAAGCGCGGAGGGTCCCCATCTCGGGCCTCAAAGTCACCGCTTCGGCGCATTTCGATGAAAAGGGCTTCATCGATTCCATCGAGTTGGTCTACGCCACCAAGACGACGGCGCAAGAAAGGGACGTCGCGAAGGTCCTGGAACTGGCCGAGAGATTCTGCACGGTGAAGGCGCTCGTCAAGCACTTGCCCGTGAAGTCCACCATCGCGATCGTACCGTAG